The Listeria welshimeri serovar 6b str. SLCC5334 genome has a window encoding:
- the yidD gene encoding membrane protein insertion efficiency factor YidD, which produces MKKMLIGGIRLYQKYISRFTPATCRFYPTCSAYGIEAIETHGALKGSYLAIKRISKCHPFHKGGLDFVPPKKE; this is translated from the coding sequence ATGAAAAAAATGCTTATCGGAGGAATCCGACTTTATCAAAAATATATTTCGCGTTTCACTCCTGCAACTTGTCGGTTTTATCCCACTTGTTCTGCTTATGGAATTGAAGCAATAGAAACGCACGGTGCTCTAAAAGGCAGTTATCTCGCAATTAAACGTATTTCTAAATGTCACCCTTTCCATAAAGGTGGACTAGATTTCGTGCCACCTAAGAAAGAATAA
- a CDS encoding metal ABC transporter substrate-binding protein: protein MKKSYKIALSALLSVFLILTGCSNNSDTDKTKNDKLTVYTTVYPLQYLTEQIGGKYVDVKSIYPPGSDAHSFEPTQKDMMKIADSDLFFYIGLGMEGFVDKAKKTLANEQVTFVPTAEKLDLPKDPDAAEEEEHDHESEEEHEHGDINPHVWLNPVYMEQMATIVKDQLIKEIPDQKETFEKNYQAVEEKLKKLDQDFRKVTSESKQKDFVTAHAAYSYWETEYNLHQIPIAGVSTSDEPSQKKLKSIVEKIEAEKIPYIMLEQNTNSKIADVIQQETNTKTLTLHNLETLTKKDMDQNRDYLSIMNDNLKALKEGLNY from the coding sequence TTGAAAAAGAGCTATAAAATTGCATTATCAGCACTATTATCAGTTTTCTTAATACTTACAGGCTGTTCGAACAATAGCGATACAGATAAAACTAAGAATGATAAATTAACCGTTTATACGACCGTTTATCCTTTGCAGTATTTAACAGAACAAATTGGTGGTAAATATGTGGACGTCAAAAGTATTTATCCACCCGGCTCAGATGCCCATAGTTTTGAACCAACACAAAAAGATATGATGAAAATAGCTGATAGCGATTTATTTTTCTATATTGGTCTTGGTATGGAAGGTTTTGTTGATAAAGCAAAAAAAACACTTGCAAATGAGCAAGTTACTTTCGTCCCCACTGCTGAAAAATTAGATTTACCAAAAGATCCCGATGCAGCTGAAGAGGAAGAGCATGATCACGAAAGCGAAGAAGAACACGAACACGGCGACATCAATCCACACGTGTGGCTCAATCCTGTTTACATGGAGCAAATGGCTACTATTGTAAAAGATCAATTAATAAAAGAAATACCTGACCAAAAAGAAACCTTTGAAAAAAATTATCAAGCAGTCGAAGAAAAATTGAAAAAGCTAGATCAAGATTTCCGTAAAGTCACTAGCGAATCAAAACAAAAAGATTTTGTTACTGCACATGCTGCTTATAGTTACTGGGAAACAGAATATAACTTACATCAAATACCAATTGCTGGCGTGTCAACAAGCGATGAACCTTCACAAAAGAAGCTTAAATCAATTGTTGAAAAAATCGAAGCAGAAAAAATCCCATATATCATGCTTGAACAAAATACTAATTCAAAAATAGCGGATGTTATTCAACAAGAAACAAATACAAAAACACTAACACTTCATAATCTAGAAACACTAACTAAAAAAGATATGGACCAGAATCGTGATTATCTTTCTATCATGAACGATAACCTGAAAGCTTTAAAAGAAGGTCTTAATTATTAA
- a CDS encoding o-succinylbenzoate--CoA ligase yields MDMTNWLQKRVRLSPKETALVFEGKEETFEEINQAVEILAGKLFARGIRKDQMIALLGKNDRMTFLLIHALQQLGAVTLFLNNRLTKKEIAFQLMNAEVKEVIVADSLEDKITTGIRYTELQETEYEKPELLETWDLTRVSSIMYTSGTTGKPKGVIQTYENHWWSAVSSVLNLGLTEKDSWLCAVPIFHISGLSIMMRSIIYGIPVYLEEHFDEAKITQLLESGHVSTISVVTSMLERLLKMKEGSYHPNVRTVLLGGGPASKTVLEICKQRDIPLVQSFGMTETASQIVTLPPKDALNKIGSSGKALFPAEVKIADDGEILLKGPSITPGYLNNEEATNAAFTDGWFKTGDIGYLDDDGFLFVLERRSDLIISGGENIYPTEIEHVITSYGAVKEVAVVGKPDDKWGSVPVAYVVVDEVFKEAELFGICETNLASYKIPKQIVIVDKLPKTASGKIQRNKLKERHSK; encoded by the coding sequence ATGGATATGACAAACTGGCTTCAAAAACGAGTGCGGCTTTCTCCCAAAGAGACCGCGCTCGTTTTTGAAGGAAAAGAAGAAACTTTTGAAGAAATAAATCAAGCAGTAGAAATACTTGCGGGGAAACTATTCGCGCGTGGTATTAGAAAAGACCAAATGATTGCTCTACTTGGAAAAAATGATCGAATGACATTTTTACTCATTCATGCGTTGCAACAACTTGGGGCGGTAACTTTATTTCTTAATAACCGTTTGACAAAAAAAGAGATTGCGTTTCAACTTATGAATGCAGAAGTAAAAGAAGTGATTGTGGCAGATTCGTTGGAAGATAAAATAACGACTGGCATTCGTTATACTGAGTTACAAGAAACGGAGTATGAAAAGCCAGAACTTCTGGAAACTTGGGATTTAACGCGCGTTTCTTCCATTATGTATACATCAGGAACCACTGGTAAACCAAAAGGTGTTATACAAACATATGAGAATCATTGGTGGAGTGCGGTATCTTCTGTTTTGAATTTAGGATTGACAGAAAAAGACAGTTGGCTGTGTGCCGTGCCGATTTTTCATATTAGTGGTTTATCCATTATGATGCGCTCCATTATTTACGGAATTCCCGTATATTTAGAAGAGCATTTTGATGAAGCAAAAATTACTCAATTGCTAGAAAGCGGACATGTTTCGACTATTTCTGTAGTGACTTCGATGTTAGAACGGTTGTTAAAAATGAAGGAAGGAAGTTATCATCCAAATGTGCGAACAGTTTTGCTTGGCGGAGGACCAGCGAGTAAGACGGTTTTAGAAATTTGCAAGCAGCGTGATATTCCTTTAGTTCAGTCGTTTGGCATGACAGAAACGGCTTCACAAATCGTTACATTACCACCAAAAGATGCTCTAAACAAAATCGGTTCTTCTGGCAAAGCATTATTTCCAGCAGAAGTGAAAATTGCCGATGATGGGGAAATTTTACTTAAGGGACCATCGATTACGCCAGGATATTTAAACAATGAAGAAGCAACAAATGCAGCTTTTACAGACGGATGGTTTAAAACGGGAGATATTGGTTATCTAGATGATGATGGTTTCTTATTTGTGTTGGAGCGCCGTTCTGATTTGATTATTTCGGGAGGAGAGAACATTTATCCAACCGAAATAGAACATGTCATAACAAGCTATGGTGCGGTAAAAGAAGTAGCAGTGGTCGGCAAGCCGGATGATAAATGGGGAAGTGTTCCTGTCGCTTATGTCGTTGTGGACGAAGTGTTTAAAGAAGCTGAACTATTTGGCATATGCGAAACCAACTTAGCTAGTTATAAAATTCCTAAACAAATCGTCATAGTTGATAAGCTACCAAAAACAGCATCTGGAAAAATTCAACGCAATAAATTAAAAGAAAGGCACTCTAAGTAA
- the menB gene encoding 1,4-dihydroxy-2-naphthoyl-CoA synthase produces MSFDWQTEKVYEEIKYESYEGIAKITINRPEVHNAFTPKTVTEMIDAFNLARDNSNLGVIILTGEGEKAFCSGGDQKVRGHGGYVGDDQIPRLNVLDLQRLIRVIPKPVIAMVAGWSIGGGNVLQLVCDLTIAADNAKFGQTGPNVGSFDAGYGSGYLARVIGHKKAKEVWFMCRQYTADEALEMGWINTVVPVADLEKETVAWAKEMLQKSPTALRFIKAAFNADTDGLAGIQQLAGDATLLYYTTDEAKEGRDAFKEKRDPDFDQFPKFP; encoded by the coding sequence ATGAGTTTTGATTGGCAAACAGAAAAAGTATATGAGGAAATAAAATATGAAAGCTACGAAGGAATTGCGAAAATTACCATTAATCGTCCAGAAGTACATAATGCATTTACACCAAAAACTGTAACAGAAATGATTGATGCATTTAATTTAGCGCGTGATAATTCTAATCTTGGTGTTATTATTTTAACAGGAGAAGGCGAAAAAGCATTCTGTTCTGGTGGAGACCAAAAAGTGCGCGGTCATGGTGGTTATGTTGGCGATGACCAAATCCCACGTTTAAACGTCCTTGATTTACAACGTTTAATTCGCGTTATTCCAAAACCAGTTATCGCGATGGTTGCTGGTTGGTCAATCGGTGGAGGAAATGTTCTTCAATTAGTATGTGACTTAACGATTGCTGCAGACAATGCGAAATTCGGACAAACTGGACCGAATGTTGGTAGTTTTGATGCAGGTTATGGTTCTGGCTATTTAGCACGTGTTATTGGACATAAGAAAGCGAAAGAAGTATGGTTCATGTGCCGCCAATACACTGCGGACGAAGCACTTGAAATGGGTTGGATAAATACAGTAGTTCCAGTAGCAGACTTAGAAAAAGAAACTGTAGCTTGGGCAAAAGAAATGTTACAAAAAAGTCCAACTGCGCTTCGTTTCATCAAAGCTGCTTTCAACGCCGATACAGATGGTTTAGCAGGTATTCAGCAATTAGCTGGTGATGCGACACTTTTATATTATACAACGGACGAAGCCAAAGAAGGACGCGATGCCTTTAAAGAAAAACGCGATCCAGACTTTGACCAATTTCCAAAATTCCCTTGA
- the menH gene encoding 2-succinyl-6-hydroxy-2,4-cyclohexadiene-1-carboxylate synthase yields the protein MLVNGQTYYVTNTVNGEKAVLLMLHGFTGSNKTFQESITHLEEHFSIVAPDLLGHGKTDSPDEIARYSIERIVDDLVTILQELKIMQCFVLGYSMGGRVATAFASAHPEMVRGLILVSSSPGLAQKDLQESRVQADNRLADMLESEGIRSFVDYWEKLALFASQEVLSDELKKRIRLERLAQNPNGLAMSLRGMGTGKQPSYWNHLADFTFPVLLMTGSLDEKFEKIAQEMQQLIPNNTHVTVQNAGHAVYLEQPNIFLSQLTNWLEVILKEEEK from the coding sequence ATGTTAGTTAATGGTCAAACGTATTATGTAACAAATACTGTAAACGGAGAAAAGGCAGTTTTGCTGATGTTACATGGTTTTACTGGTTCAAATAAAACATTTCAAGAAAGTATTACACATTTAGAAGAGCACTTTAGTATTGTGGCGCCAGATTTACTCGGGCATGGGAAAACGGACAGTCCAGACGAAATAGCACGTTATTCTATTGAAAGAATAGTAGATGACTTAGTAACGATATTACAAGAGCTAAAAATCATGCAATGCTTTGTGCTTGGTTATTCGATGGGTGGGCGAGTGGCAACAGCTTTTGCATCCGCTCATCCTGAGATGGTGCGTGGACTTATTTTAGTCAGCAGTTCCCCTGGGCTTGCGCAAAAAGATCTTCAGGAAAGCAGAGTTCAAGCAGATAATCGTTTGGCTGATATGCTTGAATCAGAGGGTATAAGATCTTTTGTTGACTACTGGGAAAAATTAGCTCTCTTTGCTTCACAGGAAGTTTTGTCTGATGAACTAAAAAAACGCATTAGATTGGAACGATTAGCGCAAAATCCAAACGGATTAGCTATGAGTTTACGCGGAATGGGGACTGGAAAGCAGCCTTCGTACTGGAATCATTTAGCTGATTTTACTTTTCCTGTGCTACTAATGACTGGTTCTTTAGATGAGAAATTCGAAAAAATCGCGCAGGAGATGCAACAACTTATACCAAATAACACGCATGTCACGGTGCAAAATGCTGGACACGCTGTTTATTTAGAACAACCAAACATTTTTTTAAGTCAGCTCACTAACTGGCTGGAAGTTATTTTAAAGGAGGAAGAAAAATGA
- the menD gene encoding 2-succinyl-5-enolpyruvyl-6-hydroxy-3-cyclohexene-1-carboxylic-acid synthase has translation MTNHEQVLTDYLAAFIEELVQAGVKEAIISPGSRSTPLALMMAEHPILKIYVDVDERSAGFFALGLAKASKRPVVLLSTSGTAAANYFPAIAEANLSQIPLIILTADRPHELRNVGAPQAMDQLHLYGSHVKDFTDMALPENSDEMLRYAKWHGSRAVDIAMKTPRGPVHLNFPLREPLVPILEPSPYTATGKKHHHVHIYYTHEVLDDSSIQKMVTDCTGKKGVFVVGPIDKKEIEQPMVDLAKKLGWPILADPLSGLRSYGAKDDVVIDQYDAFLKEAAIWDNLTPEVVIRFGSMPVSKPLKNWLEQLSDIRFYVVDPGAAWKDPIKAVTDMIHCDERFLLDIMQKNMPDDTKISAWLNRWTAYNQTAREIVLTEMENTTTLEEGKIVAELRRLLPDKAGLFIGNSMPIRDVDTYFSQIDKKIKMLANRGANGIDGVVSSALGASVVFQPMFLLIGDLSFYHDMNGLLMAKKYKMNLTIIIVNNDGGGIFSFLPQAKEPKYFESLFGTSTELDFRFAAAFYDGDYHEAKSVDELEEAVDKATYHKGLDIIEVKTNRHENKANHQALWDKIATGLKALD, from the coding sequence ATGACAAACCATGAACAAGTGCTAACAGACTATTTAGCTGCTTTTATTGAGGAACTTGTACAAGCCGGTGTAAAAGAAGCAATCATTAGCCCAGGCTCACGTTCAACTCCGCTTGCACTGATGATGGCAGAACATCCGATTTTGAAAATTTATGTGGATGTGGATGAACGTTCAGCTGGTTTTTTTGCACTAGGTTTAGCAAAAGCTTCGAAACGTCCAGTTGTTCTGCTCTCCACTTCTGGGACAGCAGCGGCAAACTATTTCCCAGCAATTGCTGAAGCGAATTTATCCCAAATCCCATTGATTATTTTAACTGCTGATCGGCCGCATGAACTTCGAAATGTTGGAGCACCACAAGCGATGGATCAGTTGCATTTATACGGTTCACATGTAAAAGATTTTACCGATATGGCACTTCCTGAAAACAGTGATGAAATGCTTCGTTATGCAAAATGGCATGGTAGTCGCGCGGTGGATATCGCAATGAAAACGCCACGTGGTCCAGTGCATCTTAATTTTCCTTTGCGTGAACCACTTGTACCAATACTCGAACCTTCTCCATATACAGCTACTGGAAAAAAACATCATCACGTACATATTTATTATACGCATGAGGTTTTAGATGATAGTTCTATTCAAAAAATGGTGACGGATTGTACTGGCAAAAAAGGAGTATTCGTTGTAGGTCCCATTGACAAAAAAGAAATTGAACAGCCAATGGTTGATTTAGCGAAAAAGCTAGGTTGGCCGATTTTAGCTGATCCGCTTTCTGGACTTCGTTCTTACGGGGCAAAAGATGATGTTGTGATTGACCAATATGATGCATTTTTAAAAGAAGCGGCTATTTGGGATAATTTAACACCGGAAGTAGTCATTCGTTTTGGTAGTATGCCGGTTTCTAAACCACTTAAAAATTGGTTAGAACAACTTTCTGATATTCGTTTTTATGTGGTGGACCCTGGGGCTGCTTGGAAAGATCCAATTAAAGCAGTGACAGATATGATTCACTGTGATGAACGCTTCTTACTGGATATCATGCAAAAAAACATGCCTGATGATACAAAGATTTCCGCATGGTTAAATAGGTGGACGGCATATAATCAAACTGCGCGTGAAATCGTTTTGACAGAAATGGAGAATACGACGACTTTAGAAGAAGGTAAGATTGTTGCGGAATTGCGTCGCTTATTACCTGATAAAGCTGGTTTATTTATTGGTAATAGTATGCCTATTCGTGATGTAGATACTTATTTTTCCCAAATTGATAAAAAAATAAAAATGCTTGCAAACCGCGGAGCTAATGGTATTGATGGCGTTGTATCTTCAGCTCTCGGTGCGAGCGTTGTGTTCCAACCAATGTTTCTACTCATTGGCGATTTATCATTTTATCATGATATGAATGGTCTACTTATGGCGAAAAAATATAAGATGAATCTAACCATTATTATCGTTAATAATGACGGTGGCGGGATATTCTCATTTTTACCTCAAGCAAAGGAACCAAAATATTTTGAGTCCTTATTTGGCACATCAACTGAACTTGATTTCCGATTTGCTGCTGCGTTTTATGATGGGGATTATCACGAAGCAAAATCAGTAGATGAACTAGAAGAAGCAGTTGACAAAGCAACTTATCACAAAGGTTTGGATATTATAGAAGTGAAAACAAACCGTCATGAAAATAAAGCAAACCATCAAGCACTTTGGGATAAAATTGCGACCGGTTTAAAGGCATTAGATTAA
- a CDS encoding isochorismate synthase MenF produces the protein MNTKLPLDLFNQAKRSASQDQPALFSWVTELDELVSPVKLFKKAGTAFKGERFFWQNPEMTLTMTGFGVTKQFLAEKKKDAFLGLQEKIEKRLRTSVTNATIDATGPVYFGGFAFDPERDTEKEWQSFKDGLFYLPLFMLTNKDGKSYLTVNLSVYSDDTESKLDAVFNQWQKIIHQEVNEAEMALLTDFKEIGKEHFLETASEIIDMINHSEDVKKVVLARRMGLRFQRQVDSAIILENMLATQENSYFFLIEKGTGVFFGASPERLIAVNGDTIHSSCVAGSTERGTTEEADEALGNALLKDAKNLREHSYVVQMMEETLKPFTTGLSLSSQPVLLKNRDIQHLYMNISAKKNPDVTILEMVKALHPTPALGGLPQKMGLAIIRMKEEMDRGFYGAPIGWIDLKGTGEFAVAIRSGLIVDSQGLIYAGCGIVGDSVPKEELQETAVKFQPMLRVLGGIKK, from the coding sequence ATGAATACTAAATTGCCTCTTGATTTATTTAATCAAGCGAAACGTAGCGCAAGCCAAGATCAACCGGCTCTATTTAGCTGGGTAACTGAGTTAGATGAATTAGTGTCTCCAGTCAAATTATTTAAAAAGGCTGGCACGGCTTTTAAAGGTGAACGATTTTTCTGGCAAAATCCAGAAATGACACTGACGATGACAGGTTTTGGCGTAACGAAACAATTTTTGGCGGAAAAGAAAAAAGATGCTTTTCTTGGATTGCAAGAGAAAATTGAAAAAAGACTACGCACTAGTGTAACAAATGCAACTATAGATGCAACAGGACCAGTTTACTTTGGCGGTTTTGCCTTTGATCCTGAACGCGATACTGAAAAAGAATGGCAAAGTTTTAAAGACGGCTTGTTTTATTTACCGCTATTTATGTTAACAAATAAAGATGGTAAAAGTTATTTAACTGTTAATTTGTCAGTCTACTCAGATGATACGGAGAGCAAATTAGATGCTGTTTTTAATCAATGGCAAAAAATCATTCATCAAGAGGTTAATGAAGCTGAAATGGCATTGCTTACAGATTTCAAAGAGATTGGGAAAGAACATTTCCTTGAAACTGCGAGTGAAATTATCGATATGATTAATCATTCAGAAGATGTAAAAAAAGTAGTTTTAGCCAGAAGAATGGGACTACGTTTCCAACGACAAGTAGATAGCGCTATTATTCTAGAAAATATGCTTGCAACACAAGAAAATAGTTATTTCTTTCTAATTGAAAAAGGAACAGGGGTCTTTTTTGGCGCTAGTCCAGAGAGACTTATTGCAGTAAACGGAGATACCATTCATTCTTCTTGTGTAGCTGGTTCAACAGAGCGAGGCACGACCGAAGAGGCAGATGAAGCACTTGGTAATGCTTTATTAAAAGATGCAAAAAATTTACGAGAGCATTCCTATGTAGTCCAAATGATGGAAGAAACATTAAAACCATTTACAACAGGGCTTTCGCTATCTAGCCAACCTGTACTTCTAAAAAACCGTGATATTCAACATCTATACATGAATATCTCAGCGAAGAAAAATCCGGATGTGACAATCCTTGAAATGGTTAAAGCGCTTCATCCGACACCAGCACTTGGTGGTTTACCGCAAAAAATGGGACTGGCGATTATTCGGATGAAGGAAGAAATGGACCGTGGATTTTACGGGGCACCAATTGGCTGGATTGATTTAAAAGGAACTGGTGAATTTGCTGTTGCGATTCGTTCTGGTTTAATTGTTGATTCACAAGGGCTAATCTATGCTGGTTGCGGAATTGTTGGTGATTCTGTACCAAAAGAAGAATTACAAGAAACAGCGGTTAAATTCCAACCGATGTTACGCGTATTAGGAGGCATAAAGAAATGA
- a CDS encoding 1,4-dihydroxy-2-naphthoate polyprenyltransferase: MANASKSALTKQTGFQKWWSLLRPHTLVASFVPVFLGTSVAMSYTSFNFTRFIVMLIACFFIQTSANLFNEYFDYKKGQDDEHSVGNGGAIVRNGMRPGFILFLAIFLYILSILGGVYLSIELNWYVGLLGAICMLVGFLYTGGPYPIAYTPFGEIMAGFFMGGIITFISFYIQAEFISSFIVYVSIPVMVLVGNLLLANSIRDLVPDKKNGRLTLAILLGRKWAIVLFAAAFLFSYVFEIALIFTQDAPWWTLLILLSLPEAIRAVRRFVGKTSPITMVPAMKSTSKALTIFGITLAIAYLLSLLSRNLFM; the protein is encoded by the coding sequence ATGGCTAATGCCTCAAAATCTGCACTTACAAAACAAACTGGATTCCAGAAATGGTGGTCACTACTTCGCCCCCATACACTTGTAGCCTCTTTTGTTCCGGTTTTCCTTGGAACATCTGTTGCAATGAGCTACACCAGCTTTAACTTTACACGTTTTATCGTCATGCTAATTGCTTGTTTCTTTATACAAACATCGGCCAATCTATTCAATGAATATTTTGATTATAAAAAAGGACAAGATGATGAGCATTCGGTTGGAAATGGTGGTGCTATTGTTCGTAATGGTATGCGACCAGGTTTTATTTTGTTCCTAGCAATCTTTTTATACATTTTATCTATTCTTGGTGGAGTTTATTTATCCATCGAACTTAATTGGTATGTTGGTTTACTTGGCGCAATTTGTATGCTTGTTGGTTTCCTTTATACAGGCGGACCTTATCCGATTGCTTATACGCCTTTTGGTGAAATTATGGCGGGATTCTTTATGGGTGGAATTATTACATTCATTTCCTTCTATATTCAAGCAGAATTCATTAGTTCATTTATCGTATATGTTTCAATTCCAGTAATGGTACTCGTTGGTAACTTACTACTTGCCAACAGCATTCGCGATTTAGTGCCTGATAAGAAAAATGGGCGTTTGACTTTAGCTATCTTACTTGGTCGGAAATGGGCCATTGTTCTTTTTGCAGCAGCCTTTCTTTTCAGTTATGTATTTGAAATCGCCCTAATTTTTACACAAGATGCTCCGTGGTGGACACTCTTAATTTTACTTAGTTTGCCAGAAGCCATTCGCGCTGTGCGTCGTTTTGTTGGTAAAACTTCGCCAATCACAATGGTTCCGGCAATGAAATCCACTTCCAAAGCATTAACGATTTTTGGAATTACACTTGCAATTGCGTATCTATTAAGCCTACTATCTAGAAATTTATTCATGTAA
- a CDS encoding bifunctional homocysteine S-methyltransferase/methylenetetrahydrofolate reductase translates to MNLRKDLSEKVLIADGAMGTLLYSYGVDRSFEELNLSHPEDIVAIHKAYIGAGADIIQTNTYGANYIKLARYGLEDEVKRINQAAIRLAKEAARGTGTYIFGTIGGINGAVDARLPAAPLEEIKRSFREQLYCFLLDGVDAILLETYYDLDELKTVLKILRETTDLPVVANVSMHEPGILQNGKKLPDALEELITLGADVVGINCRLGPYHMARALETVPLYEKAYLAVYPNASLPEMQDGKVIYQSDTDYFAHYGEVFRQEGARIIGGCCGTTPDHIRALRQGLETTKPILEKEVRPILELVPEEVVDEEAGERLLDKVKERLTILVELDPPRTFDTTKFFEGAEALNNAGVDAITISDNSLATPRISNMALASILKHEYGIKPLIHLTTRDHNLVGMHSHVMGFHKLGLHDVLAITGDPTKVGDFPGASSVFDLRSVELVQLIKKFNDGISYTGKSLKEKARFHVGAAFNPNALNLEKAVRLIERKVEYGADYIITQPIYDVNKAVLLKEALQKANIDVPLFIGVMPLLSSRNAEFLHNEVPGIRLTEEVRERMREAEEHGYANEEGMAIARELIDAICEHFQGIYIITPFLRYDLSVELAKYIQKKQQVEIISK, encoded by the coding sequence GTGAATTTAAGAAAAGATTTAAGTGAAAAAGTATTAATTGCTGATGGAGCGATGGGGACTTTACTTTATTCTTATGGGGTAGATCGCTCATTTGAAGAATTGAACTTGTCACATCCGGAAGATATTGTGGCGATTCATAAGGCTTATATAGGTGCTGGTGCGGATATTATACAAACAAATACGTACGGTGCCAATTATATTAAATTAGCGAGATATGGCTTAGAAGATGAAGTGAAACGTATTAATCAAGCGGCGATTCGATTAGCAAAGGAAGCGGCGAGAGGGACTGGCACGTATATATTTGGTACGATTGGCGGGATAAATGGGGCTGTGGATGCAAGACTTCCAGCGGCTCCGCTAGAAGAAATCAAGCGAAGTTTTAGGGAGCAACTATATTGTTTTTTACTAGATGGTGTAGATGCAATTTTGCTTGAAACGTATTATGATTTGGATGAACTTAAAACGGTATTAAAGATTCTTCGTGAGACGACTGATTTACCAGTTGTTGCGAATGTGTCTATGCATGAACCGGGTATCCTCCAAAACGGGAAGAAATTACCTGATGCGCTTGAAGAACTGATTACACTCGGGGCAGATGTTGTGGGTATTAATTGCCGACTTGGACCATATCACATGGCGCGAGCACTTGAAACAGTTCCGCTTTATGAAAAGGCTTATTTGGCTGTTTATCCAAATGCAAGTTTGCCAGAGATGCAGGATGGAAAAGTTATTTATCAATCAGATACTGATTATTTTGCACATTATGGGGAGGTTTTTCGGCAGGAAGGTGCTCGGATAATTGGCGGTTGCTGTGGGACGACTCCGGATCATATCCGTGCTTTACGACAAGGATTAGAAACAACGAAGCCAATTTTGGAAAAAGAAGTTCGGCCAATTTTAGAGCTCGTTCCGGAAGAAGTGGTGGATGAAGAAGCTGGTGAGCGGTTACTTGATAAGGTAAAGGAACGTTTGACGATTTTGGTCGAACTGGATCCGCCAAGAACATTTGATACTACGAAATTTTTTGAAGGGGCAGAGGCGTTAAATAATGCAGGAGTTGATGCGATTACGATTTCTGATAATTCGCTAGCCACACCTCGGATTAGTAATATGGCGCTAGCTTCCATTTTAAAGCATGAGTATGGAATTAAGCCCCTTATTCATTTGACAACTCGTGATCATAATCTAGTGGGGATGCACTCGCATGTTATGGGTTTTCATAAGTTAGGGTTACATGATGTGCTTGCAATTACTGGTGATCCAACTAAAGTAGGTGATTTTCCGGGTGCTTCTTCTGTTTTCGATTTAAGGTCAGTGGAGTTAGTTCAACTCATTAAAAAGTTTAATGACGGCATTTCATATACGGGGAAATCGTTGAAAGAAAAAGCTCGATTCCATGTTGGAGCTGCCTTTAATCCAAATGCACTCAATCTAGAAAAAGCCGTGCGATTAATTGAAAGAAAAGTGGAATACGGCGCGGATTATATTATTACGCAGCCAATTTATGATGTAAATAAAGCTGTTTTACTAAAGGAAGCTTTGCAAAAAGCAAACATTGATGTGCCGCTTTTCATAGGAGTTATGCCACTTTTATCTAGTCGGAATGCAGAATTTCTTCATAATGAAGTTCCAGGAATTCGTTTGACAGAGGAAGTGCGAGAGCGTATGAGAGAAGCGGAAGAGCACGGTTATGCAAATGAAGAAGGAATGGCGATTGCTCGTGAATTAATCGATGCTATTTGTGAGCATTTTCAAGGGATTTATATTATTACGCCGTTTTTAAGGTATGATTTATCGGTGGAACTTGCAAAATACATTCAAAAAAAACAGCAGGTTGAAATCATCTCCAAATAA